TGACTGTCTTCAAATTGACAAATCGGTCTTCAGCTTTTGAGACTATTTTCTGAGCAAGCACCAAGATGCTGCCATCCTTTAGGATGAGTTTATTCGCTTCAATTGCATCCAAAATCAGTTGGCAAAGATGATCACCCTTATTGATTAAAGGAATACCGAGTAGGGGATGTATGCTAATCGTTTGCGGATCACTTTTTGTCAATTTGACCCTGAAGCCACGAAGAAATTCCCTCTAACCCTCTCTCAAGTTTTGGTAGTGATGCCGCAAAACAAAGCCGAAGATAAGAATCATATTGTTGCCCAAAAGCATAACCAGGAGCTAGCCCAACGTTATGATTAATCAATAAATCTTTGGCCATACTCATGCTGTCAGTACCATCATTGACCCTAAAAAATGCATAAAAAGTGGCTTCCGGTCTGTCAAATTCAATCCGATCTTCTGAACTGGCCCAATCTGAAAACACTGAAAGTGCTTTCAGATATCGCTTGTTGCTTTCCTGAATGAAGGCTTCTCCGTCTCTCAGGGCAACAACTCCGGCTTGCTGAATGAAGGGTGGTGGGCCGGCAACATTGTATTCAGTGAGTTTTTCAAATTCCTTACTAACTTCAACCGGAGCAGTCAGCCATCCTAGGCGCCAGCCAGTCATTGCCCATGATTTGGAAAAGCTGTTCACCACCACGACCCTGTCATCTGGATTGATTATTTCACAGAAGGATGGCGCATGTCTGTGATTGAAGCTAAGACGTGCGTAAACTTCATCACTGACGATCCAGATTCCTTTCTTCCGAGCAAAATCCAACACTGCTCTTTGTTCCTCGGTACTCATGGTCCAGCCAGAGGGATTGTTGGGGGAATTGATAACAATTACTGATGTATCAGTTCCGCAGGCATCAAAGAGATGGTCCAGATCGAGGTTCCATTTCCCATCTTTCATTTGTATTGGGACCCCCTCTACCCTAGCCCCCATTATTTTTTGTACCGCTGGAATGTTTGGCCAACTTGGTAATAAGACAACAATTTTAGAAGCTTGTTGCACCAAAGATTGTGCTGCAATCATGATTGCATTCATTGCAGAAACGGAGACGGTTATCTGCTTGAATGTGATCTCAGTTTGATAAAGATCGTTCATGTAATCAGCAATGGCTTCCCTTAACTTTGGAATCCCTGCATTCGGTGCATAGAAAGTTTCTCCTTGATCGAGTGCTTCTTTTGCTGCTCTAGAAATGAAATCCGGAGTACTGACGTCAGGCTCACCAAACCAAAATGGAATTACCTCATTTTGATTTTCAGCAAATCGTACAATTTCCCGAATTGGTGAAAAGGTTAATTCACGAATCTCTTTTCTGATACCAAGATGGGCATTAAGTGTGTTCATAATCAAACAGGTGAATGGTCAAAACTATATTTAAAAAAATAAGTATTATTGAGACATACTTTCATCAAAAATTTTAATTCCAGAACCCTTGAAGCTGTAAAATTTATTCATAAAAATTAGAACAGGAGTTAAACTTTCTGCAACCACAGCATTGTCGATAGATCCACAATGCCATCCTTTCAAAGAAATTTTCGAAATCAATTGAATCACAGTTTCTCTGGCCTCTTTATTGTTACCGAAGACCATTACCTCACCATCAGGTGTTTCAGATTTGGCAAGTGCTGTTGCTGCCACGTTGTGTAAAGCAGATACGACATGAACTTCATTCCCCAAAATCTCTTGGGTCTTACGAGCAACACATCCTGAGTCAGGTAACTGCACCCTTGCAACTTTCGGTGGAACGAGGGGGACGGTAGTATCAACTACAATTTTCCCGTGAACATGAGGCTTGATTTCATGAACAGTTTTTTGATGAGCTACAAAAGGTACCGTCAGAAAAATCAATTCACTTTCACTGGCAGTTTGAGCAATTCCTTGGATCTTTAGATTTTGAACATCTAAATCCTTGATTGAGTCACCAATTCTGGAGATCACTTTTTCTGGAGATCTGGATCCAATCGTCACTTCAAAGCATTCTTTAATGAATCTATGAGCTAACGCAGATCCAAGTGCACCTGAACCACCAATAATGCCAATTTTTTTGATATCAGTCATAGTGATATAAACTTAATAAAATTTTAGAATGAAAGAAAATCTTAAATAAATTTGATTCGTGTATTTCACTTAGAATATCTCAAATCTTTCTCTTTTTATTTCAGATGATAAAAAATACAAGGCAATCAAATACTAATCTAAATTTTTAAGGTGATAAAAATGAACCTTAGCAATATTTTATTTGTTGGTTTAGGAAATCTGGGGAGTGCACTCAGCATTAGGATTGCTGAAGTGAGCAAGCAGTTAATGATTTACGATCTCAATCTTCAAGTCAGAGATGAGATTCAAAAAAAGCATCCTAATCTTCTTGGGGTTGATCTGCCAGCGGGCTTTTCAGAAGCCAATGTCATCCTGACTTGTTTGCCGAACTCCAAGGATGTGCAGAGCGTCGTCGACTTAGCCCTCCGAGATCCAAAAAACTTGGAAAGTGTTCGTTACTGGATTGACGCTACTTCCGGGAGTCCCAAGCTTTCTCAGCAGATTGCGGCTCAGCTTCAGGAATATCAAGTTGACTACATTGATTGCGCCCTCTCAGGCGGCCCAGCAGGCGCGAGTTCGGGGTCTCTGACGGCGATGATTGGAGGAAAAGAGGAAGCATTTCATGCTGTGAAAGAACTGATTCAATCTTTTGGAAAGAACCTCGTCCATCTCGGGCCAGTGGGATCTGGTCATGCAGTGAAAGCAGTCAATAATACTTTGCTAGCTGCAAACATTCTCAGCGTAGCTGAGGCAATGATTACTTTGAAATCCTTTGATGTCCCCTTAGAAAAAGCTCTGTCAGCAATCAACACATCTTCTGGACGCTCGTGGGTTTCACAACAGAGATTTCCTGACCATGTACTACCAAGGACTTTTAACTACGGTTTTTCTTTTGGTTTGCATTGTAAAGATGTTGGTACCTTTGAGGGAATGATAAATGATCATAACCTAGAAGTGTCTATGTTGCGCAAAGTCTTGAAGACTATGCAGGATGCAATTGTGCAACTGAACCCTGATGCTGATCACTTGGAAGTTATTAAAATGATTGAAGATCAATCAGGATTTACGATCCAATGATTTTTTTGATGCAACTCCATAATTAAGTTTTCTCAACGCAGCAATTTCACCAAAAGTATAAATGAAAAAAATTCCACGAACTTCAATTGAGGGATTATCCATTAATCAGTTGATCACAGGACTCTGGCAAGTTGCTGACATAGAGAAAGAGGGGCATTTATTTGATCTCGAAGACGGGGCGAATGAACTGGAGAAATACTACCAAGATGGCTTTGACACTTTTGATATGGCTGACCATTATGGAAGTGCAGAATTGATTGCGGGTAGACTCTTGGCTAGATATCAAAATGTACAACATAAGCCAATCGCCTGTACAAAGTGGTGCCCGGTGCCTGGGCAAATGACAAAGGAGGTTGTCAGAAAAGGAGTCCAAGAACGTCTTGATCGTCTCGGAGTTGAACAGTTGGACTTACTACAATTTCACTGGTGGACTTTCCAGCACCCTGCCTGGCTGGATGCTTTACACGAACTCGCTGAACTACGAGAAAGGGGACTCATCAAAGAGTTGGGAGTAACCAATTTCGATGCTGCACATCTACACCTTGCGCTGGCTGATGGTATTCCCATCCGGAGCAATCAAGTTAGTTTTTCATTGTTGGATAGAAGGGCGGGAGGTTCACTCAAAGAAGTGTGTGAACACCATGCGGTGAAAATTCTAGCCTACGGAACACTCTGTGGAGGGTTCCTATCCAAAAGATGGTTGGGTCAAGGCGACCCAGAGAAGATTTCAGATTGGAGCCGGATGAAATATCGGCGCTTTATCGAATCTTCTGGAGGCTGGAATGCTTTTCAATCCATCCTTTCTGCAGTTGAAAAGATTGCTCAGAAACATCGAGTTTCAGTTGCCAATGTGGCGACAAAATGGGTTCTCTCTCAAGACCATGTCGCGGCTGTAATCGTTGGAGCTAGACTTGGAGAGAGTCAGCATCGCCAGAACAATATGGAACTTTTCGAATTTGAACTTGATGACGAGGATTTTCAATCTCTTGAAGAAACTTTTAAGGAAACGACTCCAGTACCAGGAGATTGCGGTGACGAATATAGAAAACCACCCTTTTTGACAGCAACGGGAGATCTCTCTCATCACCTGGAACAGGTGGAAAAAATATTCGTAAGCAATCAGAGTGAGAGCAGGGATGATGCTCGACAGGTTCTCTCAGGTAGTAAGTGGGAGGATATTGCAGGATATTGCCGTGCCCAGCGTATCTGTGATTTGATCGTAGTTTCAGGAACTACAGCAACTGCTGGACATAGCCGCATCGTTGCCCGAGGGGATGCTGCCGCACAAACCACTTTTATCCTCGACAAAATTGCAGCCGCCTTGGAAGCCTTGGGCTCGTCGGTGAAAGATGTGATTCGCACAAGGATCTATCTTGTGAACGTAGAGGATACTTTGGCTGTTTCAAAGGCTCATGGTCGTGTCTTTGGTCAAATCAAACCTGCGAACACTCTTCTTCAGGTGGGGGGCTTGGTAGGGGATTACTTAGTGGAGATTGAGGCTGATGCATTGGTTAGAAATAACAACAGCCTCAACTAGACTGAAGAGTTTAGTGCTTCCTAAACATCTTATTGCATGGTGGCCATGAAAGCATCTACTTCATCAAGGGTGATGTAGCGCTCCTCCTTGGTCCCTGATTCCGTAAAACTCCATGCAACTGCAGGAGCAGAGACATCGCCATTAGCATCGAAACGTACGTTGCCGGTGGCACCCTGATACATGACAGATCCCCCGCTTTTCAGAACTTCCTTGGCCTTTTTAAATCCAGCCGTATCTGCTGTGATGGGGGTTCCTTTGGGATCAGTAACCTTGCCAACTTGAGCGGCGATTTGAGTCCCGGAAGCGTTGGGTCCTGCGGCTTCCATTGCGAGCAGAGCAACCATCGTGGCATCGAAGCTGTTGGCTAAACCTGGTCCATTTGGTTCCGAATTGAATCGAGCTTTGTACATTTCTACAAATTTGGAGGCAGATTCAACTCTTGGTGATGCGGTATCGGTACCCAAAGCGTTCTTCAAATACTTCAAACCAACACTATCTTTGAATTCATCTGATTTCATCGAGTTGGCCATGATCATATTTTGAGAACCACCAAGTGAAAGCCATTCGCGGACGACAGAAATCCCCTCTTTGGGATACAGTGCCATGTAGATGCCTTCCGGATTTCCTTTGAGAGCTTCTGTCACCTCTGCACGGTAGGAAGCTTGACCATCATTGATGGCAATTGAATTGGTCACGTTGATTCCCAAAGATTTCATGGCTCTGACGGTCAACTTTGAGATGTCCTGACCCCAATCATCGTTTTTGTAAAGGACAACGACTGATTTATATCCCTGATCACGTGCTAGCATTGTTCCCACTGCTGCTTGTACTCCAGAAGTGGCAAAGGTGCGGAACCACAATCCCTTGGTTTTGCCTTCCTCAGCAAGTGCTGTGATCTTTGTGGAGGATGAACAGCAGGAAACTTCCATCACTCCAGCTGGCACTGCGACAGAGGTGAGGATTGGAATCGTTACCCCACTGGAAACTGCACCTAGTAGAACAGGAACTTTTTCTAAATCGACCAAAGCTTTTGCGGCATCAACGCCGACCTTTGGATCCACCTGAGTATCTCTCAGAACCATCTCCACCTGGCAGCCTGCAACTCCTCCAGCTTCATTGGCCAAATCGACGGCAAACTGAGCAGTTGCTGCTATAGGACGACCCCAGTCAACAGATGTTGGTAAGACTGCGCCAATCTTTGTTGTGCAATTCTGGGCATACACGGTGCTGGAAAATCCAACCATCCCCAGTAGTAACGCATGTCGCAAGCAACGAAAGGATTTGAAAAATCTAACAAACATTGGTTCTCCCATTTACAAGTAGACGCAGATAAGTCATTGGGCCAATAGGAAAGTGCGTCCTCTCCCTATTGCGACACGATTAGCTTTTCTGGCAAAAGCCCTTGGGGTCGCCAAAGAAGCATGCCCACAATAATCATGCCGATCATAATGTATTGCAGGGTCCCTGTGTAGAGTTGAGCTTCAACAGGAGCAAATTTTGAGAGCATCCAGCCACTTGCTGTCCATGCAGCCCAGATGAGAAATGCCCCAAGGATTCCCCCTTGGTTATTCCCAGAGCCACCTACTATCAGCATTGCCCAAATTTGGAAAGTCAATGTTGGCAAGACATCTTGTGGACTGACGAATGCGTAGAAAGTCGCATAGAGCCCACCTGCTAGTCCCATAATCATGGAACCTACGACAAACGCTATTAAGCGAACTCTATTTGGGGCTTTACCAAGGGATTGCGCTGCAACTTCATCTTCTCGAATTGCTCTTAACAACCTTCCAAAGGGAGAGCAGATCAACTTCTCTAAAAATAAATAGACGCCCAGAAGTACTAATATAGAAAAGCAGAAAAAAATAATATTGAACACAAATGGGTCACCGATGGAATCTTCAAAAGGTCTTTCAAAGCCTCTCATTCCCTTGGCACCTCCTGATAACCACTCTGCATTGCGCATGAGATTTTCAAACGCAACAGCTACTCCAAAGGTTGCTATCGCAAGGTAGTCTCTACGCAGTCGAATTGTAAGAATCCCCACAACCCATGCGATCAATCCTGAAAGCAAAATTCCACCAACTAGAGCAACCAGATAAAAAAGTTCAAATCCTCCAATATGATCTGCCTGCTCTGTTCCACCCAAAAGAAGTAAACCATAGGCACCTGCACCAAAAAAAGCCGCAACTCCACCATTGAAAAGTCCTGTGTTGCCCCATTGAAGGTTTAGGCCTAGAACTGCAATGGCGAGAATAGAAGCGACTGTTGCAAAGAAGACAAGATAAGAAATTAGTCCGATCATGATCTGGCCTCACCAAGAATTCCATTCGGTCGAAGAATGAGAACTCCCAAGATGATCAGAAAGGGAACTGCGGGGCTGTAACCCGAAGGAAGAATCATCAGCGCTAGATTGGATGCGATTCCTACCAAAAATCCTCCCAGAACAGCACCGTAAACTGAACCAATGCCCCCCACAATTGTGGCAGCAAAGATTGGCAAAACAAGGTCCCGACCGATGACAGGATTAATCTGGTTGTTCAATCCATAAAATATTCCCGAAAGTCCTGCCAAAGAGCCTCCAATCAGCCAAATCATCATCAACATTCTAGAGAGGTTCACACCGGAGATTTGGGCGAGAACAGGGTTCTCTGCGACAGCTTGCAGCGCATATCCAAAGGTAGTTCGAGACAGGATCAGATGAAAAAGTAGCATTACCAACAGAGCAGCAAATAACACGAAAACCTGATCAGGTTTGACGAGGATCATCGGATCTCGGCTAATCACGACGGCAAAGGCGATGTCGTTTGAGAAGAGTTGTGATTTCAAGCCAAAGAAGAGAGAGATTAGGTTCCTGAGCACCATGGCGACCCCAAAGGAGGCAAAGACCATCGATAGTTCATCTCCTTTTTCACGGATTCTGCGAAAGACAAGCTTGTCAATCAAGATCGCTGAGAGGCCGGTTGCAATCATCGCAAACAGAATTGCGAGAATTAGACTCCAGGTAAGACTGAGAGGATCAATAGTACTGCGGAGTTGGGAGTAGAGCGCCCCGAATAGTCCATCGAAAACCAATGCTGCGTAGGCACCCACAGAGAGTAGTTCTGCATGGGAAAAATTTGCGAATCGCAGAGTGTGCATCACCAAGGTTAATCCAATAGCTCCAAGAGAGAGAATTGAGCCGACCAAGATTCCATCAAGTAGATGCTGGATCATCAGCTTGTTACTCTCTTGCTACCCATAAAAATTTCGCTGAGGAGTGGATTCCCAATCATTCTTTTTGCAGTATCGTCTAGTTGATTTCTGCCCTCAGCCAGGATGTAACAATGGTCAGCTACCTCAAGGGCCTGCTTAACGTTTTGTTCTACTAATAAAATTGTCACTTGTTGTTCGGTGAGGCTCTTTGTGAAAGTAAGGACCTCTTCTGCTACCTTCGGTGAAAGGCCAGCAGATGGTTCATCCATCAAAAGAATGCTGGGTTTTTTTGCCAAGGCCATTGCCAAAGCAAGCATTTGTCGTTGTCCTCCGGAGAGCGTACTTGCCTTTGCTGTCAATTTTTCTGAAAGAGCAGGAAACAAATCCATCAAGTCTTTGAATTGGCCAGAATGTTTATGGCCAGCTAACCCCAAGACAAGTTCAATATTCCTTTTGACGCTAAGGTTACGGAAGATGTTTTCTGTCTGGGGAACATAGGCGATCCCAAACTCACCCAATTGATCCGGACGAATTCCCCGCAATGATTTGCCCCCGAACTGTATCTTTCCAGAAAAGCTTGGAACGACACCAGCAATTGCTTTGATCAAGGTGGACTTCCCGGCACCGTTTGGCCCGATGACTAGTGTTACAGAGTTTCTTTTGATTCGAATGTTTATCCCTTGAAGAATTGGGAAATCAGTGTCGTAGCCAGCTACGAGCCTAGTGA
The sequence above is drawn from the SAR324 cluster bacterium genome and encodes:
- a CDS encoding pyridoxal phosphate-dependent aminotransferase, with translation MNTLNAHLGIRKEIRELTFSPIREIVRFAENQNEVIPFWFGEPDVSTPDFISRAAKEALDQGETFYAPNAGIPKLREAIADYMNDLYQTEITFKQITVSVSAMNAIMIAAQSLVQQASKIVVLLPSWPNIPAVQKIMGARVEGVPIQMKDGKWNLDLDHLFDACGTDTSVIVINSPNNPSGWTMSTEEQRAVLDFARKKGIWIVSDEVYARLSFNHRHAPSFCEIINPDDRVVVVNSFSKSWAMTGWRLGWLTAPVEVSKEFEKLTEYNVAGPPPFIQQAGVVALRDGEAFIQESNKRYLKALSVFSDWASSEDRIEFDRPEATFYAFFRVNDGTDSMSMAKDLLINHNVGLAPGYAFGQQYDSYLRLCFAASLPKLERGLEGISSWLQGQIDKK
- the npdG gene encoding NADPH-dependent F420 reductase → MTDIKKIGIIGGSGALGSALAHRFIKECFEVTIGSRSPEKVISRIGDSIKDLDVQNLKIQGIAQTASESELIFLTVPFVAHQKTVHEIKPHVHGKIVVDTTVPLVPPKVARVQLPDSGCVARKTQEILGNEVHVVSALHNVAATALAKSETPDGEVMVFGNNKEARETVIQLISKISLKGWHCGSIDNAVVAESLTPVLIFMNKFYSFKGSGIKIFDESMSQ
- a CDS encoding NAD(P)-dependent oxidoreductase; amino-acid sequence: MNLSNILFVGLGNLGSALSIRIAEVSKQLMIYDLNLQVRDEIQKKHPNLLGVDLPAGFSEANVILTCLPNSKDVQSVVDLALRDPKNLESVRYWIDATSGSPKLSQQIAAQLQEYQVDYIDCALSGGPAGASSGSLTAMIGGKEEAFHAVKELIQSFGKNLVHLGPVGSGHAVKAVNNTLLAANILSVAEAMITLKSFDVPLEKALSAINTSSGRSWVSQQRFPDHVLPRTFNYGFSFGLHCKDVGTFEGMINDHNLEVSMLRKVLKTMQDAIVQLNPDADHLEVIKMIEDQSGFTIQ
- a CDS encoding aldo/keto reductase is translated as MKKIPRTSIEGLSINQLITGLWQVADIEKEGHLFDLEDGANELEKYYQDGFDTFDMADHYGSAELIAGRLLARYQNVQHKPIACTKWCPVPGQMTKEVVRKGVQERLDRLGVEQLDLLQFHWWTFQHPAWLDALHELAELRERGLIKELGVTNFDAAHLHLALADGIPIRSNQVSFSLLDRRAGGSLKEVCEHHAVKILAYGTLCGGFLSKRWLGQGDPEKISDWSRMKYRRFIESSGGWNAFQSILSAVEKIAQKHRVSVANVATKWVLSQDHVAAVIVGARLGESQHRQNNMELFEFELDDEDFQSLEETFKETTPVPGDCGDEYRKPPFLTATGDLSHHLEQVEKIFVSNQSESRDDARQVLSGSKWEDIAGYCRAQRICDLIVVSGTTATAGHSRIVARGDAAAQTTFILDKIAAALEALGSSVKDVIRTRIYLVNVEDTLAVSKAHGRVFGQIKPANTLLQVGGLVGDYLVEIEADALVRNNNSLN
- a CDS encoding ABC transporter substrate-binding protein is translated as MFVRFFKSFRCLRHALLLGMVGFSSTVYAQNCTTKIGAVLPTSVDWGRPIAATAQFAVDLANEAGGVAGCQVEMVLRDTQVDPKVGVDAAKALVDLEKVPVLLGAVSSGVTIPILTSVAVPAGVMEVSCCSSSTKITALAEEGKTKGLWFRTFATSGVQAAVGTMLARDQGYKSVVVLYKNDDWGQDISKLTVRAMKSLGINVTNSIAINDGQASYRAEVTEALKGNPEGIYMALYPKEGISVVREWLSLGGSQNMIMANSMKSDEFKDSVGLKYLKNALGTDTASPRVESASKFVEMYKARFNSEPNGPGLANSFDATMVALLAMEAAGPNASGTQIAAQVGKVTDPKGTPITADTAGFKKAKEVLKSGGSVMYQGATGNVRFDANGDVSAPAVAWSFTESGTKEERYITLDEVDAFMATMQ
- a CDS encoding branched-chain amino acid ABC transporter permease; amino-acid sequence: MIGLISYLVFFATVASILAIAVLGLNLQWGNTGLFNGGVAAFFGAGAYGLLLLGGTEQADHIGGFELFYLVALVGGILLSGLIAWVVGILTIRLRRDYLAIATFGVAVAFENLMRNAEWLSGGAKGMRGFERPFEDSIGDPFVFNIIFFCFSILVLLGVYLFLEKLICSPFGRLLRAIREDEVAAQSLGKAPNRVRLIAFVVGSMIMGLAGGLYATFYAFVSPQDVLPTLTFQIWAMLIVGGSGNNQGGILGAFLIWAAWTASGWMLSKFAPVEAQLYTGTLQYIMIGMIIVGMLLWRPQGLLPEKLIVSQ
- a CDS encoding branched-chain amino acid ABC transporter permease codes for the protein MIQHLLDGILVGSILSLGAIGLTLVMHTLRFANFSHAELLSVGAYAALVFDGLFGALYSQLRSTIDPLSLTWSLILAILFAMIATGLSAILIDKLVFRRIREKGDELSMVFASFGVAMVLRNLISLFFGLKSQLFSNDIAFAVVISRDPMILVKPDQVFVLFAALLVMLLFHLILSRTTFGYALQAVAENPVLAQISGVNLSRMLMMIWLIGGSLAGLSGIFYGLNNQINPVIGRDLVLPIFAATIVGGIGSVYGAVLGGFLVGIASNLALMILPSGYSPAVPFLIILGVLILRPNGILGEARS
- a CDS encoding ABC transporter ATP-binding protein; protein product: MVDAALEVTRLVAGYDTDFPILQGINIRIKRNSVTLVIGPNGAGKSTLIKAIAGVVPSFSGKIQFGGKSLRGIRPDQLGEFGIAYVPQTENIFRNLSVKRNIELVLGLAGHKHSGQFKDLMDLFPALSEKLTAKASTLSGGQRQMLALAMALAKKPSILLMDEPSAGLSPKVAEEVLTFTKSLTEQQVTILLVEQNVKQALEVADHCYILAEGRNQLDDTAKRMIGNPLLSEIFMGSKRVTS